In the genome of Leptospira inadai serovar Lyme str. 10, one region contains:
- a CDS encoding LA_3334 family protein produces the protein MKNRLKPFRILNLFFFLLLFLSGHLFGAEIVFSNGEAYIAETVSDTEKQLKVKWKDKIYTLYKSDLAHVDYSKKGEDTSYYYSTLELQDGSRIKGVFAEESSDEVTLKTELGFLTIPKANLKNPSALRKGSPSLSDALLDPEAQHPETKLGIYGDLLVNFGPNRNLFPVSYGGGIFIEPAFLNWNQKWQIGFRSDYLSAPGPNGNFSFLTNQAYAQYNKVYKNDPFLDFFINVGAGVSDVRYVTGYTTSAGIDPALSFQLGWQGIKFGKFQVRLSWKNQCIFERTSDICMSGLEAGILLRL, from the coding sequence ATGAAAAATAGACTCAAACCTTTTCGAATCCTAAACCTTTTCTTTTTCTTACTCCTCTTCTTATCAGGTCACCTCTTCGGAGCCGAGATTGTTTTCTCAAACGGAGAAGCATACATCGCCGAAACCGTGTCGGACACGGAAAAACAACTCAAGGTGAAATGGAAAGATAAGATATACACTCTCTATAAAAGCGATCTCGCTCATGTGGATTATTCCAAGAAGGGAGAGGACACTTCTTACTATTACTCTACATTAGAATTGCAGGATGGTTCTCGAATCAAGGGAGTATTCGCGGAAGAAAGCTCCGACGAGGTGACTCTTAAGACAGAGTTAGGGTTCTTAACGATTCCAAAAGCTAACTTAAAGAATCCTTCCGCATTAAGAAAAGGAAGCCCTTCTCTTTCCGACGCTTTACTCGATCCGGAGGCCCAACACCCCGAGACAAAGCTCGGAATTTATGGTGACTTATTAGTAAATTTCGGCCCAAACAGAAATCTATTTCCGGTTAGTTATGGCGGCGGAATCTTCATCGAGCCTGCCTTTCTAAACTGGAATCAAAAATGGCAAATCGGATTTCGTTCCGATTACCTGTCCGCTCCCGGCCCAAACGGAAACTTTTCTTTTTTAACGAACCAAGCCTATGCTCAATACAATAAGGTTTATAAGAATGATCCGTTTCTAGATTTCTTTATTAATGTGGGTGCTGGTGTATCGGATGTTCGCTATGTTACTGGATATACTACTTCGGCAGGAATCGATCCGGCTCTTTCGTTTCAACTTGGATGGCAAGGGATCAAATTTGGTAAGTTTCAGGTTCGATTGTCCTGGAAGAACCAGTGTATCTTTGAAAGGACTTCGGATATCTGTATGTCAGGACTAGAAGCAGGGATATTACTAAGATTATGA